In Amaranthus tricolor cultivar Red isolate AtriRed21 chromosome 5, ASM2621246v1, whole genome shotgun sequence, a genomic segment contains:
- the LOC130813557 gene encoding uncharacterized protein LOC130813557 produces MPPISRKRLSRSDANRTIRNLVKALTNVNAPREKSLSELASEMSKRISQSKPSTFDGKGEPSELELWLREFDKLFDVVECPEELKALENVSGFYQKKARNFGNFQGGGSSSNSGIRNNVKLTKPLLDRDGNERKYFCKRCKKNHPAKDCEGNLIEWGRSQHPSGQNRQQNLNNAGSQASQQHGNGNRGNADQRFQRPFYGGQGRVDGNRVEGSGMQRGGNHVGGNNVQPASGRVSARAESFVGRTKSQGDKKEGNPQDIAVVNEFLDVFPDEIPGMPPQREIDFTIDLIPGTGPVSKAPYRMAPKEMEELKSQLEELIAEGDIHKTAFRTRYGHYEFTVMPFGLTNAPAAFMCLMNQVFSAYLDKFVVIFIDDILVYSKDREEHQEHLRFVLQTLRENKLYAKLSKCEFWLDKVSFLGHFVSKEGISVDPVKVEAVRSWPSPKNVTEVRSFLGLAGYYRRFVKDFSRIARPMTSLMKKEKKFEWTDECEQAFMTLKERLTTAPVLTLPDPKLDYTVYSDASKKGLGCVLMQDRKVIAYASRQLKVHEVNYPTHDLELAAIVFALKIWRHYLYGVKCRIYTDHQSLKYLYTQPDLNMRQRRWLELMTDYDLEFVYHEGRANLVAMGTTLLYSTSFHPQTDGQTERTNQVLEDMLRAIAMEWQGPVYWDDFTEAVTLGPELLFQMSEKHVCSMFSVVT; encoded by the exons atgcctccaATTTCTAGGAAGAGACTGTCTCGAAGTGATGCTAACCGTACGAtaagaaatctggtgaaagcgttaacaaatgtaaatgcaCCCCGAGAGAAGTCTTTGTCGGAGTTAGCCTCTGAAATGAGCAAAAGGATTagtcagagcaaaccctcgaccTTTGATGGAAAGGGGGAACCGTCAGAACTGGAACTttggttaagagaatttgacaaacttttcgaTGTCGTTGAGTGCCcagaagaattaaaa GCTTTGGAGAATGTGTCGGGCTTCTATCAGAAGAAAGCAaggaattttggaaattttcaggGAGGCGGGTCTAGTTCGAATTCAGGAATTAGGAACAACGTGAAGCTTACTAAGCCATTATTGGACAGAGATGGCAATGAGAGGAAGTATTTCTGTAAGAGGTGCAAGAAAAATCATCCGGCAAAGGATTGTGAAGGAAATCTGATCGAAT GGGGGAGAAGTCAACATCCGAGTGGTCAAAACCGGcaacaaaatttaaacaacgctGGTAGTCAAGCCAGTCAACAGCacgggaatggaaatcgtggtAATGCTGATCAGAGATTCCAGCGACCTTTTTATGGCGGGCAAGGCCGGGTAGATGGAAATCGAGTAGAAGGGTCAGGAATGCAGCGCGGGGGAAATCACGTGGGAGGAAATAATGTACAGCCGGCGAGCGGaagggtatctgcg AGAGCAGAGAGTTTTGTTGGAAGGACCAAGAG ccagGGGGATAAGAAAGAGGGGAATCCCCAGGATATTGCTgtggtgaatgaatttttggatgtttttcctgacGAGATTCCCGGAATGCCACCACAACGGGAAATTGATTTCACGATCGACTTGATACCGGGGACTGGACCGgtttctaaggccccttatcgtatggctccaaaggagatggaggaattgaagtctcaacttgaagaatt aatagctgaaggggatatacataaaaccgctttcagaacacgatatgggcattatgagttcacagtgatgccgtttgggttgacaaatgctccagccgcgttcatgtgcttaatgaaccaagtgtttagtgcatacttggataaattcgtcgttatctttatcgatgatatattggtctattcgaaagaccgagaagaacatcaggaacatctacgatttgtcctgcaaaccctgcgagaaaataagttgtacgcgaagttgtcaaagtgtgaattttggttggataaggtatcgtttttgggtcattttgtctctaaggaaggtatttcggtggatccggtaaaggtggaggcagttcgaagttggccgtcacctaagaacgtcaccgaggtacgaagtttcctaggtttggccgggtattaccgtcgttttgttaaggatttctcgcgtattgctcggcccatgacctcgttaatgaagaaagagaagaagttcgaatggacggatgaatgtgaacaggccttcatgactttgaaggaaaggttaactacggcccctgttcttactctacctgaccctaagttggattatactgtttacagtgacgcatcaaagaaagggttgggttgtgttctgatgcaggaccgtaaggtgattgcttatgcatcacgacaactgaaggtacatgaagttaattatccgaCCCATGATCTGGAATTAGCCGCTATAGTTTtcgctctcaagatatggcggcattacttgtatggcgttaagtgtaggatttacactgatcatcagagtctgaaatatctctatacacaacctgacttaaacatgcgacaacgtcggtggttagagttgatgacagattatgatcTGGAGTTCGTATATCATGAGGGGCGGGCGAATTTGGTG gccATGGGTACAACGTTGCTCTATAGTACGTCgtttcatccgcagacggatggaCAGACAGAACGAACGAATCAGGTATTGGAGGATATGTTACGTGCTATTGCCATGGAGTGGCAAgg tccggtttattgggacgATTTTACTGAAGCGGTGACCTTAGGACCTGAATTGTTGTTTCAGATGAGTGAGAAG CAT